A stretch of Aedes aegypti strain LVP_AGWG chromosome 2, AaegL5.0 Primary Assembly, whole genome shotgun sequence DNA encodes these proteins:
- the LOC5565654 gene encoding probable ATP-dependent RNA helicase DDX20 isoform X2: protein MFPQSLTVVPTREIAVQIEDVLNRIGYSVPNFRAKSFIGGLDISQDRKNLQSCSAVVGTPGRINHLIKSNVLNTSQIKILVLDEADSLITGSLKPEVDQIVKMLPTKRQTVVCSATYYNNRDRELLKYLNDKFIGVTPKKEVPVLHGIRQFVQELPEAKDNIKEMMAKIAELNRILKKVPYGQCLVFANTQTKADTYCSYLGRAGWPTEVIRGGQEQRVRLKTVENLKEFRCRVLTATDVISRGIDAENVNLVINVDVPRDNSVYLHRIGRAGRFGTQAIAITLVSSSKEMDRFRKILQDIGGNDMFVYRLPAEKMEEIWNFDEYGEKYAKLYASKLEQEIRDQDADRSFLETIEEVDSKTELEVKSNETVLNDSLEDQVKKVNSAVEMDSIEDLSKNSKKQFEATDDEGQEEVVERIIPLSLPEDDSGNNAAQSGETKDVDDVFLAAIGKVDAEEVQSGNQLELASENKLQFEDNEIQKVIESSGNDESSANADDMILAAMKKLELEDSVTLSSESQISDDSIISKVDQKFLDAMKQVELEKDVENGNVPEESPNTNENIEPPIDKMFLEAMQKLDVEDQADQQPLSNGENVDELFLAAMEKVERDPPESSETSDKQSSSETSELSCSTPESCYTSDSSFSSNATKKVEVGSNFTTPNSRVQGIRGAMPDHQVSSSSSNNSSEIDHNSDPEIPTQQNSLNLEVNNDALFAKIMEQKELEAGQLQRPFQFSIDGCSLEVHDDPVSDRDINSRKGSVPDVVPSGITLDPSRLQHQPSVEEEEEEAATFDLNSNTCGSNHGSVFEPEEAVIPQDNRPKRIRFQQQDDNSLELHSNSVGVIPGGASQQGDQPEVDPLALPQIPDTVSATEEADDASSYSSQYDSESSNPSFFDQQVWESETQNVPDEAQPEDQQQQQQENNADPARKRKVSKRSKNATNRYHRSHSSWTTQYWNQMTMIRDYVRFAAYARHNAFGN from the coding sequence ATGTTCCCACAATCGCTGACGGTTGTGCCAACTCGGGAAATTGCAGTGCAAATCGAGGACGTCCTGAACCGGATCGGGTATTCGGTTCCGAATTTCCGCGCCAAAAGTTTCATCGGCGGGTTGGACATCAGTCAGGACCGGAAGAACTTGCAGAGCTGTTCGGCCGTGGTCGGAACTCCCGGGAGGATCAACCATCTGATCAAGAGCAACGTGTTGAACACAAGTCAGATCAAGATCTTGGTACTGGATGAAGCAGATTCGTTGATAACCGGATCACTCAAACCGGAAGTTGACCAGATTGTTAAAATGTTGCCCACTAAGAGGCAAACGGTGGTCTGCAGTGCAACGTATTACAACAACAGGGACCGCGAATTGCTGAAATACCTGAACGATAAATTCATTGGAGTTACGCCGAAGAAGGAAGTTCCGGTTCTGCATGGCATTCGACAATTTGTTCAGGAACTTCCGGAAGCGAAGGACAACATTAAAGAAATGATGGCAAAAATCGCCGAGCTGAATCGCATACTGAAGAAGGTTCCGTATGGCCAATGTCTGGTATTTGCAAACACCCAAACCAAGGCGGACACTTACTGCAGCTATTTGGGGCGGGCTGGATGGCCAACCGAGGTCATCCGTGGAGGACAAGAGCAGCGCGTTCGATTGAAGACCGTTGAGAACTTGAAGGAATTCCGTTGCCGGGTGCTAACCGCTACCGATGTCATTTCGCGCGGAATCGATGCCGAAAATGTGAATCTGGTAATCAACGTAGATGTTCCGAGGGATAACTCGGTCTATCTGCATCGCATTGGGCGAGCAGGTCGCTTTGGCACTCAAGCCATCGCAATTACCCTGGTTTCGTCGAGTAAAGAGATGGACCGCTTTCGCAAAATCCTTCAAGATATCGGAGGTAACGATATGTTTGTGTATCGCCTTCCTGCggaaaaaatggaagaaatctGGAATTTTGACGAATATGGTGAAAAATACGCCAAACTGTACGCATCTAAGCTGGAACAGGAAATTCGCGATCAGGACGCGGATCGATCGTTTTTGGAAACCATCGAAGAAGTCGATTCCAAAACGGAGCTGGAGGTCAAATCGAACGAAACCGTATTGAACGACAGTCTGGAAGATCAGGTGAAGAAAGTGAACTCCGCTGTTGAGATGGATTCCATTGAGGATTTGTCCAAAAATTCGAAGAAGCAGTTTGAAGCCACAGACGATGAAGGGCAAGAGGAAGTAGTGGAGAGGATTATTCCGCTTAGCCTTCCGGAAGACGACTCCGGAAACAACGCTGCTCAAAGTGGCGAGACCAAAGATGTCGACGATGTGTTCCTCGCTGCCATCGGAAAGGTTGATGCTGAAGAGGTACAGAGCGGTAATCAATTAGAGCTGGCCTCTGAGAACAAGCTTCAATTTGAAGATAACGAAATACAGAAAGTAATCGAATCCTCGGGAAACGACGAGTCGAGTGCAAATGCAGATGACATGATTCTGGCCGCTATGAAGAAGCTGGAACTGGAAGACTCGGTCACGCTATCCAGCGAATCGCAAATCTCGGACGACAGTATTATATCCAAGGTAGATCAGAAGTTCCTGGATGCTATGAAGCAAGTGGAGCTCGAAAAGGATGTGGAAAATGGAAACGTCCCAGAAGAATCACCAAATACCAACGAAAATATAGAACCACCAATTGATAAAATGTTCCTGGAAGCGATGCAGAAGTTGGACGTTGAAGACCAAGCAGATCAACAGCCCCTCTCTAACGGAGAAAACGTTGACGAACTCTTTCTCGCGGCCATGGAGAAAGTCGAACGTGATCCGCCAGAATCCTCGGAAACGTCCGACAAACAGTCATCCTCTGAAACATCTGAACTCAGCTGTTCCACGCCCGAATCTTGCTACACCAGTGACAGTTCCTTCAGCTCCAACGCCACCAAAAAGGTGGAAGTTGGATCAAACTTCACAACACCAAACTCCCGGGTTCAGGGAATTCGAGGCGCCATGCCCGATCATCAGGTCAGCTCCTCCAGTTCCAATAATTCGTCGGAAATCGATCACAACTCTGACCCCGAAATTCCTACCCAACAGAACAGCCTCAATCTAGAGGTGAACAACGATGCCCTGTTTGCCAAAATCATGGAACAGAAAGAGCTTGAAGCCGGACAACTGCAGCGCCCGTTCCAGTTCTCCATTGACGGGTGCAGCTTGGAGGTGCACGATGACCCGGTCAGCGATAGGGACATCAATTCGCGCAAAGGATCCGTTCCCGATGTGGTACCGAGCGGAATCACCCTAGATCCATCACGACTGCAGCATCAACCATCGGTCGAGGAGGAAGAAGAGGAAGCGGCCACATTCGATCTTAACTCCAACACGTGCGGTTCCAACCATGGATCCGTGTTTGAACCGGAAGAAGCCGTTATTCCTCAAGATAATCGTCCGAAGCGAATCCGTTTCCAGCAGCAAGACGACAACTCTCTAGAACTGCACTCAAACTCCGTCGGCGTTATTCCGGGTGGGGCCAGTCAACAAGGTGACCAACCGGAAGTTGACCCCTTGGCACTTCCCCAAATCCCAGATACCGTATCCGCCACGGAGGAAGCCGATGATGCCAGCTCCTATTCCTCCCAGTACGACAGTGAATCGTCAAACCCATCCTTCTTTGACCAGCAGGTCTGGGAGTCGGAAACCCAAAATGTTCCCGATGAGGCACAGCCGGAAgatcaacaacaacagcaacaggagAACAACGCAGACCCAGCCCGGAAGAGGAAAGTTTCGAAAAGATCGAAGAATGCCACCAATCGGTACCATCGGTCGCATTCCAGCTGGACCACCCAGTACTGGAACCAGATGACGATGATTCGCGATTACGTGCGGTTTGCGGCCTACGCCCGCCACAACGCCTTTGGCAATTGA
- the LOC5565654 gene encoding probable ATP-dependent RNA helicase DDX20 isoform X1: MAGHKMNDERPRTADVEFDLSLQFSKMFLSEPVLRGLTRNNFTHPSPIQARAIPLAKLGLDLLVQAKSGTGKTLVFTVLITENHNPDVMFPQSLTVVPTREIAVQIEDVLNRIGYSVPNFRAKSFIGGLDISQDRKNLQSCSAVVGTPGRINHLIKSNVLNTSQIKILVLDEADSLITGSLKPEVDQIVKMLPTKRQTVVCSATYYNNRDRELLKYLNDKFIGVTPKKEVPVLHGIRQFVQELPEAKDNIKEMMAKIAELNRILKKVPYGQCLVFANTQTKADTYCSYLGRAGWPTEVIRGGQEQRVRLKTVENLKEFRCRVLTATDVISRGIDAENVNLVINVDVPRDNSVYLHRIGRAGRFGTQAIAITLVSSSKEMDRFRKILQDIGGNDMFVYRLPAEKMEEIWNFDEYGEKYAKLYASKLEQEIRDQDADRSFLETIEEVDSKTELEVKSNETVLNDSLEDQVKKVNSAVEMDSIEDLSKNSKKQFEATDDEGQEEVVERIIPLSLPEDDSGNNAAQSGETKDVDDVFLAAIGKVDAEEVQSGNQLELASENKLQFEDNEIQKVIESSGNDESSANADDMILAAMKKLELEDSVTLSSESQISDDSIISKVDQKFLDAMKQVELEKDVENGNVPEESPNTNENIEPPIDKMFLEAMQKLDVEDQADQQPLSNGENVDELFLAAMEKVERDPPESSETSDKQSSSETSELSCSTPESCYTSDSSFSSNATKKVEVGSNFTTPNSRVQGIRGAMPDHQVSSSSSNNSSEIDHNSDPEIPTQQNSLNLEVNNDALFAKIMEQKELEAGQLQRPFQFSIDGCSLEVHDDPVSDRDINSRKGSVPDVVPSGITLDPSRLQHQPSVEEEEEEAATFDLNSNTCGSNHGSVFEPEEAVIPQDNRPKRIRFQQQDDNSLELHSNSVGVIPGGASQQGDQPEVDPLALPQIPDTVSATEEADDASSYSSQYDSESSNPSFFDQQVWESETQNVPDEAQPEDQQQQQQENNADPARKRKVSKRSKNATNRYHRSHSSWTTQYWNQMTMIRDYVRFAAYARHNAFGN; the protein is encoded by the exons ATGGCCGGCCACAAGATGAACGACGAGCGGCCCCGGACGGCGGACGTCGAGTTCGATTTGTCGCTCCAGTTCTCGAAGATGTTCCTCTCGGAACCGGTGCTACGAGGATTGACGCGAAACAACTTCACCCACCCTTCCCCCATCCAGGCACGTGCCATCCCACTAGCTAAGCTGGGACTAG ATTTACTGGTACAAGCAAAATCCGGAACGGGCAAAACACTGGTATTCACTGTGTTGATAACGGAGAACCACAATCCGGACGTCATGTTCCCACAATCGCTGACGGTTGTGCCAACTCGGGAAATTGCAGTGCAAATCGAGGACGTCCTGAACCGGATCGGGTATTCGGTTCCGAATTTCCGCGCCAAAAGTTTCATCGGCGGGTTGGACATCAGTCAGGACCGGAAGAACTTGCAGAGCTGTTCGGCCGTGGTCGGAACTCCCGGGAGGATCAACCATCTGATCAAGAGCAACGTGTTGAACACAAGTCAGATCAAGATCTTGGTACTGGATGAAGCAGATTCGTTGATAACCGGATCACTCAAACCGGAAGTTGACCAGATTGTTAAAATGTTGCCCACTAAGAGGCAAACGGTGGTCTGCAGTGCAACGTATTACAACAACAGGGACCGCGAATTGCTGAAATACCTGAACGATAAATTCATTGGAGTTACGCCGAAGAAGGAAGTTCCGGTTCTGCATGGCATTCGACAATTTGTTCAGGAACTTCCGGAAGCGAAGGACAACATTAAAGAAATGATGGCAAAAATCGCCGAGCTGAATCGCATACTGAAGAAGGTTCCGTATGGCCAATGTCTGGTATTTGCAAACACCCAAACCAAGGCGGACACTTACTGCAGCTATTTGGGGCGGGCTGGATGGCCAACCGAGGTCATCCGTGGAGGACAAGAGCAGCGCGTTCGATTGAAGACCGTTGAGAACTTGAAGGAATTCCGTTGCCGGGTGCTAACCGCTACCGATGTCATTTCGCGCGGAATCGATGCCGAAAATGTGAATCTGGTAATCAACGTAGATGTTCCGAGGGATAACTCGGTCTATCTGCATCGCATTGGGCGAGCAGGTCGCTTTGGCACTCAAGCCATCGCAATTACCCTGGTTTCGTCGAGTAAAGAGATGGACCGCTTTCGCAAAATCCTTCAAGATATCGGAGGTAACGATATGTTTGTGTATCGCCTTCCTGCggaaaaaatggaagaaatctGGAATTTTGACGAATATGGTGAAAAATACGCCAAACTGTACGCATCTAAGCTGGAACAGGAAATTCGCGATCAGGACGCGGATCGATCGTTTTTGGAAACCATCGAAGAAGTCGATTCCAAAACGGAGCTGGAGGTCAAATCGAACGAAACCGTATTGAACGACAGTCTGGAAGATCAGGTGAAGAAAGTGAACTCCGCTGTTGAGATGGATTCCATTGAGGATTTGTCCAAAAATTCGAAGAAGCAGTTTGAAGCCACAGACGATGAAGGGCAAGAGGAAGTAGTGGAGAGGATTATTCCGCTTAGCCTTCCGGAAGACGACTCCGGAAACAACGCTGCTCAAAGTGGCGAGACCAAAGATGTCGACGATGTGTTCCTCGCTGCCATCGGAAAGGTTGATGCTGAAGAGGTACAGAGCGGTAATCAATTAGAGCTGGCCTCTGAGAACAAGCTTCAATTTGAAGATAACGAAATACAGAAAGTAATCGAATCCTCGGGAAACGACGAGTCGAGTGCAAATGCAGATGACATGATTCTGGCCGCTATGAAGAAGCTGGAACTGGAAGACTCGGTCACGCTATCCAGCGAATCGCAAATCTCGGACGACAGTATTATATCCAAGGTAGATCAGAAGTTCCTGGATGCTATGAAGCAAGTGGAGCTCGAAAAGGATGTGGAAAATGGAAACGTCCCAGAAGAATCACCAAATACCAACGAAAATATAGAACCACCAATTGATAAAATGTTCCTGGAAGCGATGCAGAAGTTGGACGTTGAAGACCAAGCAGATCAACAGCCCCTCTCTAACGGAGAAAACGTTGACGAACTCTTTCTCGCGGCCATGGAGAAAGTCGAACGTGATCCGCCAGAATCCTCGGAAACGTCCGACAAACAGTCATCCTCTGAAACATCTGAACTCAGCTGTTCCACGCCCGAATCTTGCTACACCAGTGACAGTTCCTTCAGCTCCAACGCCACCAAAAAGGTGGAAGTTGGATCAAACTTCACAACACCAAACTCCCGGGTTCAGGGAATTCGAGGCGCCATGCCCGATCATCAGGTCAGCTCCTCCAGTTCCAATAATTCGTCGGAAATCGATCACAACTCTGACCCCGAAATTCCTACCCAACAGAACAGCCTCAATCTAGAGGTGAACAACGATGCCCTGTTTGCCAAAATCATGGAACAGAAAGAGCTTGAAGCCGGACAACTGCAGCGCCCGTTCCAGTTCTCCATTGACGGGTGCAGCTTGGAGGTGCACGATGACCCGGTCAGCGATAGGGACATCAATTCGCGCAAAGGATCCGTTCCCGATGTGGTACCGAGCGGAATCACCCTAGATCCATCACGACTGCAGCATCAACCATCGGTCGAGGAGGAAGAAGAGGAAGCGGCCACATTCGATCTTAACTCCAACACGTGCGGTTCCAACCATGGATCCGTGTTTGAACCGGAAGAAGCCGTTATTCCTCAAGATAATCGTCCGAAGCGAATCCGTTTCCAGCAGCAAGACGACAACTCTCTAGAACTGCACTCAAACTCCGTCGGCGTTATTCCGGGTGGGGCCAGTCAACAAGGTGACCAACCGGAAGTTGACCCCTTGGCACTTCCCCAAATCCCAGATACCGTATCCGCCACGGAGGAAGCCGATGATGCCAGCTCCTATTCCTCCCAGTACGACAGTGAATCGTCAAACCCATCCTTCTTTGACCAGCAGGTCTGGGAGTCGGAAACCCAAAATGTTCCCGATGAGGCACAGCCGGAAgatcaacaacaacagcaacaggagAACAACGCAGACCCAGCCCGGAAGAGGAAAGTTTCGAAAAGATCGAAGAATGCCACCAATCGGTACCATCGGTCGCATTCCAGCTGGACCACCCAGTACTGGAACCAGATGACGATGATTCGCGATTACGTGCGGTTTGCGGCCTACGCCCGCCACAACGCCTTTGGCAATTGA